The genomic segment CAGCAATGTGGATGCGATCTCCGATGCGGCACGGGCGGGTCTGCGATGAGCGAGACCACATCCAGCGCCGCATCCTCCTCGGCAGCCAAGGCCACAACGGCAGGGCCAGCTGCCTCCGCATCGGCCCCCGCAGCCACCGATGAGCGCATGCTGCAGCGGTCCTTCTTTCAGAAACTCATTCGCCGCCCCGAGCTGGCCAGTTTGCTGGGCGCGGTGGTGATCTTCACGCTCTTTATGATCGTGGCCCCGCCCTTCCGCTCCTTCGAATCGCTCGCGACGGTGCTCTACGCCTCGTCCACCATGGGGATCATGGCGCTGGCCGTGGGTCTGCTCATGATCGGCGATGAGTTCGACCTCTCCTCCGGTGTGGCCGTGACCACCGCGGCGCTCGCCGCGACCATGCTGAACTACAACCTGCACCTCAACTCGTGGGTTGGGGCGGGCATTGCGCTGGTGATCGCGCTGGCTATCGGCGCGCTCAACGGGTATCTCACCACCACCACGGGCATTCCTTCCTTCCTCATCACCCTCAGCGCCTTTCTCATGCTGCAGGGATTGAATTTGGCCATCACCAAGTTGGTGACCGGCGCGGTGGCCACCCCCACCATTGCAGACATGGAGGGCTTTTATTCCGCCAATATGGTCTTCGCCTCGAATGTGAATGTGTTCGGTGTGCAGGTTCGAGTAACGGTGTTCTGGTGGATTGGTTTCGTAGCACTCGCCTCGATCCTGTTGTTTAAGACCAAGTTCGGCAACTGGATATTCGCCGTGGGCGGTAATCAGGATGCTGCCCATGCCGTGGGTGTGCCGGTGCGGCGCACCAAGATCATCCTGTTTATGTTTGTCGGCTTCGCCGCCTGGTTTGTGGGCATGCACAACCTCTTCGCCTTCGATTCTATCCAAGCCGGTCAGGGTGTGGGCAATGAATTCCTCTACATCATTGCCGCCGTGATCGGCGGATGCGCCATGAATGGCGGCAAGGGCACAGCCGTAGGAACCGCCATTGGTGCACTGATCTTCGGCATGACCAACCAAGGCATTGTGTACGCCGGCTGGAATCCGGACTGGTTCAAATTCTTCCTCGGTGCCATGCTCCTCTTCGCTGTGATGACTAACCTCGGCGTGGCAAAATACACGGAAAAGAAGTAGCCCATGAATGCGATAATCGAGCTGCAGAATGTCGGCAAAAAATACGGGGCGTTCGACGCGCTCCGCGATATTAACCTCTCGGTCACACCGGGCGAGGTTACGTGTGTGCTCGGCGATAATGGCGCCGGCAAATCCACTCTCATCAAGATTCTCTCCGGCCTGCATGGCCACACCAGCGGCACCATGCTTGTCGACGCCACCCCCACCCATTTCACCTCCCCGGCAGATGCCCTAGCCGCGGGTATTGCCACCGTTTACCAAGACTTGGCGGTGGTGGGGCAGATGAGTGTGTGGCGCAACTTCTTTCTCGGTCAAGAGATCACGAACCGCTGGGGAATGATCAACGAGAAGAAGATGAAGAGTATCGCCGCCGAGGAGCTGGGGCGCATGGGCATCGTGATTCCAGACATCGATGCTCCGGTGGCTTCGCTCTCAGGCGGGCAGCGCCAAGTGGTGGCCATTGCGCGCGCGATCTACTTTGGCGCCCGAGTGGTGATCCTGGACGAGCCCACCGCGGCTTTGGGTGTGAAACAGTCCGGCATGGTGTTGAGGTTTATCGCCAAGGCCCGCGAACAGGGCACCGCCGTCATCTTCATCACCCACAATCCCAAGCATGCGCTGCTGGTGGGCGATCGCTTCGTAGTGCTCACCTTGGGCCGGCAAACACTCCAGGCGGACCGCGAGGACGTGGATGTAGACACCCTCACCCTAGAGATGTCGGGTGGCGCGGAGTTGGATGCGCTACAACACGAGCTGCAACGCTAGGCCGTGCCGCAGCCTCTGCGGGCGGTGACGTGCTGAAACATCTTGACCCGCAGGCTCGGAGTGTGTAGTATCTGCTTCTTGGACTCGCGAGATCCCGCGAGATCCTTTTATTTTGTACGTTCCTACTTTGTTGTAGGCCTTATATTCGCCCCATAACGTCCAGCGTTCGTGAGCGCAAGGCAGCGAGCTTTCCCACTATTGAGTGCGTGGAAGCGTTTGAGTCGCCGGCTCCCTAGTGACAGCTGACAACGGTTCTTGGGTGAATTAGGAACCGCAACGAGAAAGGTATCAAGGTCTAAGTCTTATGACCATGACTGATCCCATTGCAGACATGCTGTCTCGCATTCGTAACGCTAACCACGCGTACCACGAGACCGTGTCTATGCCGTCTTCCAAGCTGAAGGCGAACATCGCGGGCATCCTCAAGCAAGAGGGTTACATCAATGACTTCCAGGTCGAGGACGCCAAGGTTGGCAAGACCCTCACCCTGGATCTCAAGTACTCCGCTGCCCGTGAGCGTTCCATTTCCGGCGTCCGCCGCGTCTCCAAGCCGGGTCTGCGCGTGTACGCAAAGTCCACCAACCTGCCGCAGGTTCTCGGTGGCCTCGGTGTGGCTATCATCTCCACATCCCAGGGGCTGCTCACTGACCGCCAGGCTCACGAGAAGGGCGTAGGCGGAGAAGTCCTCGCCTACGTCTGGTAAGAGGGAGGGAATCTAAATATGTCTCGTATTGGTAAAGCTCCCATCGCCATCCCCAGCGG from the Corynebacterium ciconiae DSM 44920 genome contains:
- a CDS encoding ABC transporter permease, whose protein sequence is MLQRSFFQKLIRRPELASLLGAVVIFTLFMIVAPPFRSFESLATVLYASSTMGIMALAVGLLMIGDEFDLSSGVAVTTAALAATMLNYNLHLNSWVGAGIALVIALAIGALNGYLTTTTGIPSFLITLSAFLMLQGLNLAITKLVTGAVATPTIADMEGFYSANMVFASNVNVFGVQVRVTVFWWIGFVALASILLFKTKFGNWIFAVGGNQDAAHAVGVPVRRTKIILFMFVGFAAWFVGMHNLFAFDSIQAGQGVGNEFLYIIAAVIGGCAMNGGKGTAVGTAIGALIFGMTNQGIVYAGWNPDWFKFFLGAMLLFAVMTNLGVAKYTEKK
- a CDS encoding ATP-binding cassette domain-containing protein produces the protein MNAIIELQNVGKKYGAFDALRDINLSVTPGEVTCVLGDNGAGKSTLIKILSGLHGHTSGTMLVDATPTHFTSPADALAAGIATVYQDLAVVGQMSVWRNFFLGQEITNRWGMINEKKMKSIAAEELGRMGIVIPDIDAPVASLSGGQRQVVAIARAIYFGARVVILDEPTAALGVKQSGMVLRFIAKAREQGTAVIFITHNPKHALLVGDRFVVLTLGRQTLQADREDVDVDTLTLEMSGGAELDALQHELQR
- the rpsH gene encoding 30S ribosomal protein S8, encoding MTMTDPIADMLSRIRNANHAYHETVSMPSSKLKANIAGILKQEGYINDFQVEDAKVGKTLTLDLKYSAARERSISGVRRVSKPGLRVYAKSTNLPQVLGGLGVAIISTSQGLLTDRQAHEKGVGGEVLAYVW